A window of the Brachyhypopomus gauderio isolate BG-103 chromosome 14, BGAUD_0.2, whole genome shotgun sequence genome harbors these coding sequences:
- the zfta gene encoding zinc finger translocation-associated protein isoform X3 produces MEEKESKESEPEVPSAEQTECLSLIISAEEGEATPRRGAPGDPSAGDGDMTNGHIGDGSLSSVIASVCSPGTSYWSVSESPNSPFLLSPVPGPSGHKPAPAKPARASRPGLSRIPGRDHRRYYHEYWRSEYLMDFDPRRHGMICMVCGSSLATLKLSTIKRHIRQKHPDSLLWSASDKEVIRSGWESHLNLESSQTPFCPEPAVATKPEETQSCAKQSAAPPAGEPSGGEMPKPQLHSRAGRTSSSPPSPEPRGPSAQMLERYLNDSLHAWFRQEFLMEYQAEASRLVCMVCGRPLPSLHLDHIKGHVLELHPDSLVYSAEEKHHVLQTWALKHESDSSRDFFKSEPDTKDLTVNSSVQFFPPETQALQDCAEAYVAGEGRKAKAASRPLPGQRLRNGCPWRLRLDYLVALGPPGRPGCYCMVCSEQLPLARVSGFRRHIQERHPETSSLSRREREDIASAWSEEGGGGEPATHTQQALPSDYPPAPPPNDTQATSARPGAEADDVPGLKAPPTPGRHGHYPGKDQRRNYQVRWRMEFLMDYDCRRHGLICMVCGATLATLKVSTIKRHIQQVHPRSLDYSAEEKQRALHSYNQTALHFIHSDDCFSTAEHGAGALIGPAGCYST; encoded by the exons ATGGAGGAAAAAGAGTCCAAGGAGTCGGAGCCCGAAGTGCCCAGCGCTGAGCAGACAGAATGTCTCTCATTAATAATAAGCGCTGAGGAAGGGGAGGCGACACCGCGGCGGGGTGCCCCGGGAGACCCTTCGGCAG GTGATGGGGACATGACCAATGGTCACATTGGCGATGGCAGCCTATCCAGCGTCATTGCTTCGGTGTGTTCTCCCGGCACGAGCTACTGGAGCGTCTCGGAGAGCCCCAACTCCCCGTTCCTGCTGTCCCCCGTTCCGGGGCCGTCCGGACACAAGCCCGCGCCGGCCAAGCCCGCGCGGGCCTCGCGGCCCGGCCTCAGCCGGATCCCCGGACGGGACCACCGCCGCTACTACCACGAGTACTGGCGGAGCGAGTACCTGATGGACTTCGACCCCAGGAGGCACGGCATGATCTGCATGGTGTGCGGGAGCTCGCTGGCCACGCTGAAGCTGAGCACcatcaaacgccacatccgcCAGAAGCATCCCGACTCGCTGCTCTGGAGCGCGTCCGACAAGGAGGTGATCCGCTCCGGCTGGGAGAGCCACCTCAATCTGGAGAGCAGCCAGACGCCTTTCTGCCCCGAGCCGGCCGTGGCCACCAAGCCGGAGGAGACCCAGAGCTGCGCGAAGCAGTCTGCAG CTCCCCCTGCAGGTGAGCCCAGCGGTGGCGAGATGCCAAAGCCGCAGCTCCACTCCAGGGCCGGCCGGACGAGCTCCTCCCCGCCCTCCCCGGAGCCCCGGGGCCCGTCGGCCCAGATGCTGGAGCGCTACCTGAACGACTCGCTGCACGCCTGGTTCCGGCAGGAGTTCCTGATGGAGTACCAGGCGGAGGCCAGCCGCCTGGTGTGCATGGTGTGCGGCCGGCCGTTGCCCtccctgcacctggaccacatcAAGGGCCACGTGCTGGAGCTCCACCCGGACTCGCTGGTGTACAGCGCCGAGGAGAAGCACCACGTGCTGCAGACGTGGGCGCTGAAGCACG AGTCCGATTCATCGAGAGACTTTTTCAAATCAGAGCCAGACACCAAAGATCTGACCGTGAACAGCTCAGTCCAGTTCTTCCCCCCGGAGACGCAGGCTCTCCAGGATTGCGCGGAGGCGTACGTGGCGGGAGAGGGGCGGAAGGCGAAGGCCGCGTCGCGCCCCCTCCCCGGCCAGAGGCTGAGGAACGGGTGTCCCTGGCGTCTGCGTCTGGACTACCTGGTGGCCCTCGGGCCCCCGGGCAGGCCGGGCTGCTACTGCATGGTGTGTTCAGAACAGCTGCCGCTGGCCAGAGTCAGCGGCTTCCGCAGGCACATCCAGGAACGCCATCCGGAGACGAGCAGCCTCAGccgcagagagagggaggacatCGCTAGTGCGTGGAgcgaggagggaggagggggagaacctgccacgcacacacaacagG CCCTCCCCAGCGACTACCCCCCCGCGCCCCCGCCCAACGACACACAGGCCACCTCAGCCAGGCCCGGCGCCGAAGCGGACGACGTCCCGGGCCtcaaagccccgcccaccccggGCCGCCACGGCCACTACCCCGGCAAGGACCAAAGGCGCAACTACCAGGTGCGCTGGCGTATGGAGTTCCTCATGGACTACGACTGCAGGAGGCACGGCCTGATCTGCATGGTGTGCGGGGCCACGCTGGCCACGCTGAAGGTGAGCACCATCAAACGCCACATACAGCAGGTGCACCCGCGCTCTCTGGACTACAGCGCCGAGGAGAAGCAGCGGGCCCTGCACAGCTACAACCAGACCGCCCTGCACTTCATCCACTCCGACGACTGCTTCTCCACGGCGGAGCACGGTGCCGGTGCCCTCATCGGGCCGGCCGGCTGTTACAGCACTTGA
- the zfta gene encoding zinc finger translocation-associated protein isoform X1 has product MEEKESKESEPEVPSAEQTECLSLIISAEEGEATPRRGAPGDPSAGDGDMTNGHIGDGSLSSVIASVCSPGTSYWSVSESPNSPFLLSPVPGPSGHKPAPAKPARASRPGLSRIPGRDHRRYYHEYWRSEYLMDFDPRRHGMICMVCGSSLATLKLSTIKRHIRQKHPDSLLWSASDKEVIRSGWESHLNLESSQTPFCPEPAVATKPEETQSCAKQSAAPPAGEPSGGEMPKPQLHSRAGRTSSSPPSPEPRGPSAQMLERYLNDSLHAWFRQEFLMEYQAEASRLVCMVCGRPLPSLHLDHIKGHVLELHPDSLVYSAEEKHHVLQTWALKHESDSSRDFFKSEPDTKDLTVNSSVQFFPPETQALQDCAEAYVAGEGRKAKAASRPLPGQRLRNGCPWRLRLDYLVALGPPGRPGCYCMVCSEQLPLARVSGFRRHIQERHPETSSLSRREREDIASAWSEEGGGGEPATHTQQGKRSDGCTHTHTHTHTYTHTHIHTHTHTHIHTHTHIHTHTHTHTHTHTHTHTHNRVRDQTAAHTNTHTHTHTNTRTHTHTHTHTHTHTHIHTHTHTHSHTYTHTHTHIRTHTHTYTHTHIHTRTHTYTHTHTHTHTHTHTRTYAHTRTYAHAHTHTHTHIYTHTHAHIHTHTHIHTHIYRHTHAHMQIHAHMHTHTHTHTRTLVHTHTLVVQRRAS; this is encoded by the exons ATGGAGGAAAAAGAGTCCAAGGAGTCGGAGCCCGAAGTGCCCAGCGCTGAGCAGACAGAATGTCTCTCATTAATAATAAGCGCTGAGGAAGGGGAGGCGACACCGCGGCGGGGTGCCCCGGGAGACCCTTCGGCAG GTGATGGGGACATGACCAATGGTCACATTGGCGATGGCAGCCTATCCAGCGTCATTGCTTCGGTGTGTTCTCCCGGCACGAGCTACTGGAGCGTCTCGGAGAGCCCCAACTCCCCGTTCCTGCTGTCCCCCGTTCCGGGGCCGTCCGGACACAAGCCCGCGCCGGCCAAGCCCGCGCGGGCCTCGCGGCCCGGCCTCAGCCGGATCCCCGGACGGGACCACCGCCGCTACTACCACGAGTACTGGCGGAGCGAGTACCTGATGGACTTCGACCCCAGGAGGCACGGCATGATCTGCATGGTGTGCGGGAGCTCGCTGGCCACGCTGAAGCTGAGCACcatcaaacgccacatccgcCAGAAGCATCCCGACTCGCTGCTCTGGAGCGCGTCCGACAAGGAGGTGATCCGCTCCGGCTGGGAGAGCCACCTCAATCTGGAGAGCAGCCAGACGCCTTTCTGCCCCGAGCCGGCCGTGGCCACCAAGCCGGAGGAGACCCAGAGCTGCGCGAAGCAGTCTGCAG CTCCCCCTGCAGGTGAGCCCAGCGGTGGCGAGATGCCAAAGCCGCAGCTCCACTCCAGGGCCGGCCGGACGAGCTCCTCCCCGCCCTCCCCGGAGCCCCGGGGCCCGTCGGCCCAGATGCTGGAGCGCTACCTGAACGACTCGCTGCACGCCTGGTTCCGGCAGGAGTTCCTGATGGAGTACCAGGCGGAGGCCAGCCGCCTGGTGTGCATGGTGTGCGGCCGGCCGTTGCCCtccctgcacctggaccacatcAAGGGCCACGTGCTGGAGCTCCACCCGGACTCGCTGGTGTACAGCGCCGAGGAGAAGCACCACGTGCTGCAGACGTGGGCGCTGAAGCACG AGTCCGATTCATCGAGAGACTTTTTCAAATCAGAGCCAGACACCAAAGATCTGACCGTGAACAGCTCAGTCCAGTTCTTCCCCCCGGAGACGCAGGCTCTCCAGGATTGCGCGGAGGCGTACGTGGCGGGAGAGGGGCGGAAGGCGAAGGCCGCGTCGCGCCCCCTCCCCGGCCAGAGGCTGAGGAACGGGTGTCCCTGGCGTCTGCGTCTGGACTACCTGGTGGCCCTCGGGCCCCCGGGCAGGCCGGGCTGCTACTGCATGGTGTGTTCAGAACAGCTGCCGCTGGCCAGAGTCAGCGGCTTCCGCAGGCACATCCAGGAACGCCATCCGGAGACGAGCAGCCTCAGccgcagagagagggaggacatCGCTAGTGCGTGGAgcgaggagggaggagggggagaacctgccacgcacacacaacagGGTAAGAGATCAGAcggctgcacacacacgcacacgcacacacacacatacacacacacacatatacatacacatacacacacacacatacacacacacacacatatacacacacacacacacacacacacacacacacacacacacacacacacacacaacagggtaAGAGATCAGACggctgcacacacaaacacacatacacatacacacacaaacacacgcacacatacacatacacacacacacacacacacacacacacatatacatacacatacacatacacactcacacacatatacacacacacacacacacatacgtacacacacacatacgtacacacacacacacatacacacacgcacacatacatacacacacacacacacacacacacacacgcatacacacacacgcacatatgcacatacacgcacatatgcacacgcacatacacacacacacacacacatatacacacacacacacgcacacatacacacacacacacacatacacacacacatatacagacatacacacgcacatatgcaaatacacgcacatatgcacacacacacacacacacacacacgcacactcgtacacacacacacgctcgtaGTTCAGCGGAGGGCAAGTTGA
- the zfta gene encoding zinc finger translocation-associated protein isoform X2 → MTNGHIGDGSLSSVIASVCSPGTSYWSVSESPNSPFLLSPVPGPSGHKPAPAKPARASRPGLSRIPGRDHRRYYHEYWRSEYLMDFDPRRHGMICMVCGSSLATLKLSTIKRHIRQKHPDSLLWSASDKEVIRSGWESHLNLESSQTPFCPEPAVATKPEETQSCAKQSAAPPAGEPSGGEMPKPQLHSRAGRTSSSPPSPEPRGPSAQMLERYLNDSLHAWFRQEFLMEYQAEASRLVCMVCGRPLPSLHLDHIKGHVLELHPDSLVYSAEEKHHVLQTWALKHESDSSRDFFKSEPDTKDLTVNSSVQFFPPETQALQDCAEAYVAGEGRKAKAASRPLPGQRLRNGCPWRLRLDYLVALGPPGRPGCYCMVCSEQLPLARVSGFRRHIQERHPETSSLSRREREDIASAWSEEGGGGEPATHTQQGKRSDGCTHTHTHTHTYTHTHIHTHTHTHIHTHTHIHTHTHTHTHTHTHTHTHNRVRDQTAAHTNTHTHTHTNTRTHTHTHTHTHTHTHIHTHTHTHSHTYTHTHTHIRTHTHTYTHTHIHTRTHTYTHTHTHTHTHTHTRTYAHTRTYAHAHTHTHTHIYTHTHAHIHTHTHIHTHIYRHTHAHMQIHAHMHTHTHTHTRTLVHTHTLVVQRRAS, encoded by the exons ATGACCAATGGTCACATTGGCGATGGCAGCCTATCCAGCGTCATTGCTTCGGTGTGTTCTCCCGGCACGAGCTACTGGAGCGTCTCGGAGAGCCCCAACTCCCCGTTCCTGCTGTCCCCCGTTCCGGGGCCGTCCGGACACAAGCCCGCGCCGGCCAAGCCCGCGCGGGCCTCGCGGCCCGGCCTCAGCCGGATCCCCGGACGGGACCACCGCCGCTACTACCACGAGTACTGGCGGAGCGAGTACCTGATGGACTTCGACCCCAGGAGGCACGGCATGATCTGCATGGTGTGCGGGAGCTCGCTGGCCACGCTGAAGCTGAGCACcatcaaacgccacatccgcCAGAAGCATCCCGACTCGCTGCTCTGGAGCGCGTCCGACAAGGAGGTGATCCGCTCCGGCTGGGAGAGCCACCTCAATCTGGAGAGCAGCCAGACGCCTTTCTGCCCCGAGCCGGCCGTGGCCACCAAGCCGGAGGAGACCCAGAGCTGCGCGAAGCAGTCTGCAG CTCCCCCTGCAGGTGAGCCCAGCGGTGGCGAGATGCCAAAGCCGCAGCTCCACTCCAGGGCCGGCCGGACGAGCTCCTCCCCGCCCTCCCCGGAGCCCCGGGGCCCGTCGGCCCAGATGCTGGAGCGCTACCTGAACGACTCGCTGCACGCCTGGTTCCGGCAGGAGTTCCTGATGGAGTACCAGGCGGAGGCCAGCCGCCTGGTGTGCATGGTGTGCGGCCGGCCGTTGCCCtccctgcacctggaccacatcAAGGGCCACGTGCTGGAGCTCCACCCGGACTCGCTGGTGTACAGCGCCGAGGAGAAGCACCACGTGCTGCAGACGTGGGCGCTGAAGCACG AGTCCGATTCATCGAGAGACTTTTTCAAATCAGAGCCAGACACCAAAGATCTGACCGTGAACAGCTCAGTCCAGTTCTTCCCCCCGGAGACGCAGGCTCTCCAGGATTGCGCGGAGGCGTACGTGGCGGGAGAGGGGCGGAAGGCGAAGGCCGCGTCGCGCCCCCTCCCCGGCCAGAGGCTGAGGAACGGGTGTCCCTGGCGTCTGCGTCTGGACTACCTGGTGGCCCTCGGGCCCCCGGGCAGGCCGGGCTGCTACTGCATGGTGTGTTCAGAACAGCTGCCGCTGGCCAGAGTCAGCGGCTTCCGCAGGCACATCCAGGAACGCCATCCGGAGACGAGCAGCCTCAGccgcagagagagggaggacatCGCTAGTGCGTGGAgcgaggagggaggagggggagaacctgccacgcacacacaacagGGTAAGAGATCAGAcggctgcacacacacgcacacgcacacacacacatacacacacacacatatacatacacatacacacacacacatacacacacacacacatatacacacacacacacacacacacacacacacacacacacacacacacacacacaacagggtaAGAGATCAGACggctgcacacacaaacacacatacacatacacacacaaacacacgcacacatacacatacacacacacacacacacacacacacacatatacatacacatacacatacacactcacacacatatacacacacacacacacacatacgtacacacacacatacgtacacacacacacacatacacacacgcacacatacatacacacacacacacacacacacacacacgcatacacacacacgcacatatgcacatacacgcacatatgcacacgcacatacacacacacacacacacatatacacacacacacacgcacacatacacacacacacacacatacacacacacatatacagacatacacacgcacatatgcaaatacacgcacatatgcacacacacacacacacacacacacgcacactcgtacacacacacacgctcgtaGTTCAGCGGAGGGCAAGTTGA